In a single window of the Phocoena phocoena chromosome 14, mPhoPho1.1, whole genome shotgun sequence genome:
- the TMSB10 gene encoding thymosin beta-10 — translation MADKPDMGEIASFDKAKLKKTETQEKNTLPTKETIEQEKQAK, via the exons ATGGCAGACAAGCCGGACATGGGGGAAATCGCCAGCTTCGATAAGGCCAAGCTGAAGAAGACGGAGACGCAGGAGAAGAACACCCTGCCGACCAAAGAGA ccattGAGCAGGAGAAGCAAGCGAAGTGA